One part of the Hydrogenobacter sp. T-2 genome encodes these proteins:
- a CDS encoding OsmC family protein: protein MEEKRVSLRLSELEHTYVGKTSYGELLVGEHGYKPMELLLLALAGCSGVDVSHILKKKRQEVKDIQIEVVGIRREEHPRVYEKIQVKYRVYGKGVKEKAVEEAIRLSVEKYCSVYAMLKESANIEVFFEVLNEA, encoded by the coding sequence ATGGAAGAGAAAAGGGTCAGCCTAAGACTTTCCGAACTTGAACACACATACGTAGGAAAGACCTCTTATGGTGAGCTTCTGGTAGGAGAACATGGCTACAAGCCTATGGAGCTTCTTCTTCTTGCCCTTGCGGGTTGTAGTGGTGTGGATGTGTCGCACATACTCAAAAAGAAAAGGCAAGAGGTAAAAGACATACAGATTGAGGTGGTAGGCATAAGGAGAGAAGAGCATCCAAGAGTATACGAGAAAATACAGGTCAAGTATAGGGTTTATGGTAAAGGCGTAAAAGAAAAGGCGGTAGAAGAAGCCATTAGGCTTTCAGTAGAGAAATACTGTAGCGTGTATGCCATGCTAAAGGAGTCTGCCAACATAGAAGTTTTCTTTGAGGTGCTTAATGAGGCTTGA
- the accB gene encoding acetyl-CoA carboxylase biotin carboxyl carrier protein, with the protein MDKDFVKEIINLVKGSDIKQLTIEAEGFKLFIETHQKEILQRVENAPREVRYQEVIPPSEDVPQENLHVIKSPLVGTFYRSPSPGAPPFVEVGDTVSPGQVLCIIEALKVMNEIESDVRGKVVKILVENGETVEYGQPLFIIDTNV; encoded by the coding sequence ATGGATAAGGATTTTGTAAAAGAGATAATAAACCTTGTAAAGGGTAGCGACATAAAACAGCTCACCATAGAAGCGGAAGGTTTCAAGCTATTCATAGAAACCCACCAAAAGGAAATACTTCAAAGGGTAGAAAATGCTCCAAGAGAAGTCCGCTATCAAGAGGTAATACCACCTTCAGAGGATGTCCCTCAGGAAAACCTGCATGTGATAAAAAGTCCGCTTGTGGGCACCTTTTATAGGTCTCCATCTCCTGGTGCACCTCCCTTTGTAGAGGTGGGTGATACAGTGTCTCCAGGTCAGGTGCTCTGTATAATAGAAGCCCTAAAGGTTATGAACGAGATAGAGAGCGATGTGAGAGGCAAAGTGGTAAAGATACTGGTGGAAAACGGAGAAACGGTGGAATACGGTCAGCCTCTCTTTATAATAGATACCAATGTCTAA